DNA from Drosophila subpulchrella strain 33 F10 #4 breed RU33 unplaced genomic scaffold, RU_Dsub_v1.1 Primary Assembly Seq36, whole genome shotgun sequence:
tatttgtgaTCAAGATCGTGAGctatgttcgtctgtccgtataaacgcttAGACCTCGAAAACGATAAATGTTAGAAAGTTGAGATTAAGAATACAGACTCAAGAGATTCTTGCGCATCGCAAACTTATTTCAGTAAGGTGCCACGCCAGTTTCTAGCGAGGACATGGTCATTAACGTCACATACAGTAGATAAAGGTGAAAAGTGTAAAATGTTGAAATCGATGTTTCTTTGCACCTATTCGAAGAATTATTTCTTGGGAGGCTGTCCATTAAGACggactttgttttttatgaAATTTGAAACGTCTTACTGACCCCATTATCAATTTCCTTTTGGTATTTAGATAGTAAGTTTCTCGATCcctgctaaaaaaaatgttatttgaaGACTTACAGAAAACGtcaaaaataattgttatttaatgatcaaaaatatatgtcTTAAATATCTGGGGATGACACAGAGAGCTCGTCTGCTGGAACTCGGTTGGTTCCTCTCAAATTCGAGACTTCATATTTTTGGGAATTCATGGATGGCTTAAAATGGCCAGCATTAACAGATTTGTTAACATGGTCATTACTGGTTCCACTTTCTCTGAAGAATTTGCGGTCGCGTTGTTTTGTATAAGTAAAAAAAGGCAATTTTAAGAACATACATACGAACAAATTCCAACCGAATTCAAACAAAATCAAGAAAgagcgctatagtcgagtacctctactatcagatacccgttactcagctaaagggaccaaagggaaatggagatatgcaagcagcaaagcgagattgaaatgcaccacctaccggcggtagacagatttaagcgaaaAAGATCAGGACAGTAGACATAGAGGAGAATATTGAGGCCGAGTCAGAAGCGTGCGCTATTTCCCCTCAAAAGCTTCAGTCCGACTCCGATGAGGGAACCGATTCCTCCCACCTGGAGACTAAAAAGCAAATTGAGGAACTTCGCCTTACTTATGGCAATGAATGGTTAAAGACCGGTAGTGCCGAGATGATGCTGGGAATCGAATCGCCGCAGCCTTCTGAACTAGAGCGCGACAATGCTCGTCAGCTGTTCAATGAGTTCTTGGGGGAATTTTCAGGTTCATCAAGCATAATAGTTAATTCTCAAGCGGATCCTGAACATCTCCAAATTTTCTCTACTCCAGCGAATAACGTTTTGTTAAATACAACCTTTGACACCACTCTGACTCGGATGCGAACGATACAAGTGGGCTACATTTTTATGAGACCTGCACTGAAGGAGAAGTGACAAACTACGATAGCATCGTCAGCACCACAAAGGAATTGCGGGCGGAGGAGTCACTGCCTGATAAGCACGAAGAGTTTTTTAGGCTCTTTGCAAATAGCTCAAGTGCTGGTCAAAATGAGAACCTTCCGAATGAGAATACGGGTGAATAGTTTTAACAACTTTGAAAATCCGCTCTTTAAAGTTTACTCGTCCGATGCCGAACCTGACAAGGAAACCTTCATAGTCTATCATGAGCAAAAGCCGAGCGATGTTCTTTTTTTCACCACATCTTCAAattttatacgtgaaaaagaTTCGCTAACCGATAGGTGGTcttgtaatttaattaaaaggtAATTTTAAGTTAAAGGATCTCTGTCTCTTATTCTATTACCGAGTAGGACTAAAACCAAATGGAGTCTAAAAATACTGGAGTCATGCGAGCGAGTAAAGTGCAATACCTTACGAATAATATTCGACACGATGCGTAAGGATAAACAGGAGGGAATCTATTGTGTTGAGAGTACATTGTAACAGCTAATAAAAAGCTCGAATTTGATCCTAAATAGGAACTGGAAAAGAAACTGCGAGACATTCTCTGTCAGCGTGATCTGAACGAAATGAACATTTCCATTTATCGCTGTGTTAGTTGTCTAACTCAATTTACCATTGAGCAAAAAGGCAAGCGACATAAAAAAAGGGTATTACGTAGATCACCTATTAAGAACACtttattttactttgaaatttaaactTTCTTAGACTTGAGATGTGCATATGTGGCCGAAGTAACTGAGTTGCCTTCCTCTTTGACCAAACATTTGGAGGAAGTGGTGGCAGAGCACAAACATTCCCCCCCAGACATATTGATGGAGGAAACGCTTGTTGAGACATTTACAGGGTCAACAAATAAGGAAGAAAGCAAAAGCATGGGCAAGTCCTTACCCAATTTCATTTCTTAACTTAATTAGTTTCTTTCAAATTTGTAAAGATTTTTTCGTTATTTGCAAGTTTTTGGTTTCTGATCCATTTTACCAGTTGTCAGCACATTTTTTGACATTTGCTTTGGTGCTTGTTCTATTTAGTTAATGTTTGGTGTGGACATAATAACTGAACattaatttcatttgtatttcttgtttagtttttttttgcttgcgaacacaaatgaaaaaggGCTAAATCCAACCTATCTAACTTATTGTATTACAATCCATTGTATTTTTTAGACTTTTTCTCACCCACCCACCGACAAAAACTAAAATGTTTtgaagtaaaaaaaaagaatacgTTAGTGACAAACTACAGGCTTACAACTGCTAAAAGCACACAAGCGTAGGAGTTGCATAATGCAAAAGGAATTTAGCGCACTATTAGTGGTTGGTTTAAtgttatatacatttttgtaaaatttgtaACTGGTAAATTAATTTTCGTATTTGGACTTAAATTTTCCCAATTTATATAAGACAAAACTCCGACAAgtatatcaaaatttaaagcTTTTTAAGCTTAGAGAGCAATGCTGCTTCAACTACAAAAATTAAGTTTACGAGGAATCCTTATTCTAGTACATTGACATTTTAGGTTCCggcaatttattttttatataagaCAAAACTCCGACATGTATATCCAAATTCATAGCTTTTTAAGCTTAAAcccattaaataaaataaagtttacGAGAGATCCTCATTATAATATATTGACATTTTAGGTTCCGGCAATTCACTAAGCGAGAGCAGCTCTTGCTCGAAAATTACTAACTCGCAGAGCTCTTTTGACTCTAATCAGTCCGTTGTGGGTAGCTCTAACACGGATCGTGATATAGAGTTTCGGGCTAACGAAAGTGATGTGGACATCATCTCCAATCCGAGCCAGTCAAGCATAGAGGTGATAGATCCAAACTACGCACAGAGCACTAGTCGCAAGACCTTAGAAGAGCGCCATCTGTCACATCTCGAAACGATAAGCGATGAAAAAGGGCAATCTAAAAGGTTCTTAGATCGAAAGTTCGATTTAATTCAGGCGGAACAGGGTCAGACTGCAGCTCCCGTATCATTATCTGTGTCCCAAGTTCCGCTCACAGAAGGCAGCTCGTCAGGATCTATTACCGACAGCATTTGTACAACCTACGAGCAGCTGGGCATTGATGGGCCAACAAGTCTTTCAAATTTGCTGCTTTCCGAATCTTTAAATAGTCAAATAAGTAGCTCAAATACGGACTCAATAAGCCGTTTAAAAAGAGCTGATGGAGTCAGCCGTTTACCGTTTGCAGCCGTATTTCGTTCAACTAATCTGCTCATGTCCAGCTCAAAGAAGATGGTAGACTCTGAAGCTAATGTCTTGGGTACTCAGCCCTACAAATTTAACTACATTGACTTTAATGATATCGATCACCGTCTAAAACTCTTCTTCTACCAGAGCAAGTTTAAGGAGGATGGTGAACATTTTAAGTGGTTGGCAAAGGGACGCTTCTTTAACGAGCAGACCCAGGTCCTGGGAGAAGGACTCGTGGTGATGTCCAACTGCAATTGCTTTTTAATGGAATCCTTTGCATTACCCCAAGACGATGTGGCCAAGTGGCTTCGGCAAGTCGTAAGAGTGTCGGTTAGTCGATTAAAGGCGGTTGAACTGCTGCCCTGGAAGCTTGGATTATCCTTTACCTTAAAGGATTGGGGCGGATttatgttgctgttgcacGACATGCTTTCGACCGATAGCTTACTTCTTTTCTTGCGACGTAAGTTATCTTTACACGAAGTTTATtagacaaaaattaaatatttttttatagatcACCCTCTACCAGAGCAGTGCAAACTTAATTACAAACCATCCACCACCCTCAGCAATCCGTTGCAAACTATTGCATCCGAACCAGTTAAAATGTGCTCCCTGCTTCGTAGCAGCCAATGGATTCGTGAACAAGAGAAAAAGAACTTTGAACACTGTGTGCTCCTAATTACAGAGTCACATTTGTACATATCggcaaatttaaaattctcgTGGCTTTCAAACAAAATTCAGGATAAATCCACGCAACCGGAACTTACCCTTAGACAGCCCATGAGCAACTTAGAAGACTTGGAACGCATTACGGATAAAAAATATGTGATGAACTTTAGCGACGAGACCCAAAACAAGTGCGAGATGTGGCAGTTGCTGTTCGAAACGCATAACAATTCCACGTGTTGTCTGAATGTCATCGGTAAAACATGGGAGCAGATGTTTGGCGTTCCATTCAGCCTATCTGAAAGGTAGCAGAGCTCAACGCCAAGGAACCAACTAGAACGGATTTCCATACATGTCAATTTATTGTGCAAAGCTTAGAATTGTTGATCTTTATTGACTACGTTATTTAATGTCACATTAGTTTTCTTAACTTAACCTTCGTATTTGTGAGTCGTTGGCTAGGTTTTTTTTAGTTATGCAAAAGTGGTGCTTGCCGaccaaataaatgtaaatattttaaaatgtaaaggTTATTTTCTAAATCGCTGCAAtatatacaaacaaaaaatattaatatattaaatatagaatagttataaaaatgttaaagcaTTTTTTGGTAGTATTCTAAACATTAACAAGTATTTTTGCACTGTGCCGCGTTCAAACTAACAAACACAAATCACATAACTAAAATTGCTCAGAacctaaatttaaatttaaattcgttatatccgttactcgtagaataaGAGATATTGTGTTCATCGGAACGTATGTAACAGGTGGAACGAAGCCTTTCCTACCCTATAAATTAGTGGTGCCCTCTGGCCTGACTCGCCAGTCTGGGAGTCCTCTGCCACGACACCGACTCTGTAAACGCTCGTGTGGCTTTGGCCGGCGTCTTCGGTTTACGCACATACATAAATGAAAGTCTTTCATTTCATTGTATTTGTGTGGGTACCACTGCcatgaagtatatatatttgtgaTCAAGATCGTGAGctatgttcgtctgtccgtataaacgcttAGACCTCGAAAACGATAAATGTTAGAAAGTTGAGATTAAGAATACAGACTCAAGAGATTCTTGCGCATCGCAAACTTATTTCAGTAAGGTGCCACGCCAGTTTCTAGCGAGGACATGGTCATTAACGTCACATACAGTAGATAAAGGTGAAAAGTGTAAAATGTTGAAATCGATGTTTCTTTGCACCTATTCGAAGAATTATTTCTTGGGAGGCTGTCCATTAAGACggactttgttttttatgaAATTTGAAACGTCTTACTGACCCCATTATCAATTTCCTTTTGGTATTTAGATAGTAAGTTTCTCGATCcctgctaaaaaaaaatgttatttgaagacttacagaaatcgtcaaaaataattgttatttaatgatcaaaaatatatgtcTTAAATATCTGGGGATGACACAGAGAGCTCGTCTGCTGGAACTCGGTTGGTTCCTCTCAAATTCgagaattcatatttttgggAATTCATGGATGGCTTAAAATGGCCAGCATTAACAGATTTGTTAACATGGTCATTACTGGTTCCACTTTCTCTGAAGAATTTGCGGTCGCGTTGTGTTGTAGAATTCatgtgtaaaagtaaaaaaaggCAATTTTAAGAACATACATACGAACAAATTCCAACCGAATTCAAACAAAATCAAGAAAgagcgctatagtcgagtacctctactatcagatacccgttactcagctaaagggaccaaagggaaatggagatatgcaagcagcaaagcgagattgaaatgcaccacctaccggcggtagacagatttaagcgaaaAAGATCAGGACAGTAGACATAGAGGAGAATATTGAGGCCGAGTCAGAAGCGTGCGCTATTTCCCCTCAAAAGCTTCAGTCCGACTCCGATGAGGGAACCGATTCCTCCCACCTGGAGATTAAAAAGCAAATTGAGGAACTTCGCCTTACTTATGGCAATGAATGGTTAAAGACCGGTAGTGCCGAGATGATGCTGGGAATCGAATCGCCGCAGCCTTCTGAACTAGAGCGCGACAATGCTCGTCAGCTGTTCAATGAGTTCTTGGGGGAATTTTCAGGTTCATCAAGCATAATAGTTAATTCTCAAGCGGATCCTGAACATCTCCAAATTTTCTCTACTCCAGCGAATAACGTTTTGTTAAATACAACCTTTGACACCACTCTGACTCGGATGCGAACGATACAAGTGGGCTACATTTTTATGAGACCTGCACTGAAGGAGAAGTGACAAACTACGGTAGCATCGTCAGCACCACAAAGGAATTGCGGGCGGAGGAGTCACTGCCTGATAAGCACGAAGAGTTTTTTAGGCTCTTTGCAAATAGCTCAAGTGCTGGTCAAAATGAGAACCTTCCGAATGAGAATACGGGTGAATAGTTTTAACAACTTTGTAAATCCGCTCTTTAAA
Protein-coding regions in this window:
- the LOC119561752 gene encoding LOW QUALITY PROTEIN: uncharacterized protein LOC119561752 (The sequence of the model RefSeq protein was modified relative to this genomic sequence to represent the inferred CDS: inserted 1 base in 1 codon; substituted 3 bases at 3 genomic stop codons) translates to MKQIXAKKIRTVDIEENIEAESEACAISPQKLQSDSDEGTDSSHLETKKQIEELRLTYGNEWLKTGSAEMMLGIESPQPSELERDNARQLFNEFLGEFSGSSSIIVNSQADPEHLQIFSTPANNVLLNTTFDTTLTXDANDTSGLHFYETCTEGEVTNYDSIVSTTKELRAEESLPDKHEEFFRLFANSSSAVYSSDAEPDKETFIVYHEQKPSDVLFFTTSSNFIREKDSLTDRTKTKWSLKILESCERVKCNTLRIIFDTMRKDKQEGIYCVESTLXQELEKKLRDILCQRDLNEMNISIYRCVSCLTQFTIEQKGKRHKKRVLRRSPIKNTLFYFEIXTFLDLRCAYVAEVTELPSSLTKHLEEVVAEHKHSPPDILMEETLVETFTGSTNKEESKSMGSGNSLSESSSCSKITNSQSSFDSNQSVVGSSNTDRDIEFRANESDVDIISNPSQSSIEVIDPNYAQSTSRKTLEERHLSHLETISDEKGQSKRFLDRKFDLIQAEQGQTAAPVSLSVSQVPLTEGSSSGSITDSICTTYEQLGIDGPTSLSNLLLSESLNSQISSSNTDSISRLKRADGVSRLPFAAVFRSTNLLMSSSKKMVDSEANVLGTQPYKFNYIDFNDIDHRLKLFFYQSKFKEDGEHFKWLAKGRFFNEQTQVLGEGLVVMSNCNCFLMESFALPQDDVAKWLRQVVRVSVSRLKAVELLPWKLGLSFTLKDWGGFMLLLHDMLSTDSLLLFLRHHPLPEQCKLNYKPSTTLSNPLQTIASEPVKMCSLLRSSQWIREQEKKNFEHCVLLITESHLYISANLKFSWLSNKIQDKSTQPELTLRQPMSNLEDLERITDKKYVMNFSDETQNKCEMWQLLFETHNNSTCCLNVIGKTWEQMFGVPFSLSER